One genomic region from Pseudomonas sp. R5-89-07 encodes:
- the leuA gene encoding 2-isopropylmalate synthase, which produces MSMLKDPSSKYRAFPTIDIPDRTWPSNTITTAPIWCSSDLRDGNQSLIEPMDAAKKLRFWKTLVAVGVKEIEASFPAASQTDFDFVRTLIEDNHIPEDTTIQVLTQGREDLIARTFESLRGAKKAIVHLYNATSPSFRRIVFNQDKDGIKAIAVNAAKLFVKYAAQQPETQWTFEYSPETFSATELEFAKEVCDAVIEVWNPTPEHKMILNLPATVECATPNIYADQIEWFGRHINRRDSVIISLHTHNDRGTGVAATELGLMAGADRVEGCLFGNGERTGNVDLVTVALNMYTQGLDPQLDFSDIDGVRKVVEECNQIQVHPRHPYVGDLVHTAFSGSHQDAIRKGFSQQKDDALWEVPYLPIDPADIGRSYEAVIRVNSQSGKGGIAYLLEQEYDISLPRRMQIEFSQVVQAETDRVGLEMTAPQIYALLQREYLQANTPYALVSHRLQEENGNSYVEVEVSGKGQGETNLHWKGKGNGALEALVAGLPIGVEIMDYNEHAIGAGTHAKAAAYIELRVNGERPVHGVGIDENITTASFKALFSALNRSLSQQEAKAA; this is translated from the coding sequence ATGAGCATGCTCAAAGACCCGTCTTCGAAATACCGTGCGTTTCCGACCATCGATATCCCGGACCGCACCTGGCCGTCCAACACCATTACCACCGCGCCGATCTGGTGCAGCTCGGACTTGCGTGATGGCAACCAGTCGCTGATCGAACCGATGGACGCCGCGAAAAAGCTGCGCTTCTGGAAGACGCTGGTCGCCGTCGGCGTGAAGGAAATCGAAGCCTCCTTCCCGGCCGCGTCGCAAACCGATTTTGATTTCGTACGCACCCTGATCGAAGACAACCACATCCCCGAGGACACCACCATCCAGGTGCTGACCCAGGGCCGCGAGGACTTGATCGCCCGTACCTTCGAATCCCTGCGCGGCGCCAAGAAGGCCATCGTGCACCTGTACAACGCCACCTCGCCGTCGTTCCGCCGCATTGTGTTCAACCAGGACAAGGACGGCATCAAGGCAATCGCAGTGAACGCGGCCAAGTTGTTCGTCAAATACGCTGCCCAGCAGCCGGAAACCCAGTGGACCTTCGAATACTCGCCGGAGACCTTCAGCGCCACCGAGCTGGAGTTCGCCAAGGAAGTCTGTGACGCGGTGATCGAGGTGTGGAACCCGACGCCCGAGCACAAGATGATCCTCAACCTGCCGGCCACCGTGGAATGCGCCACGCCAAACATCTATGCCGACCAGATCGAGTGGTTCGGTCGCCATATCAACCGCCGTGACAGCGTGATCATCAGCCTGCACACCCACAACGACCGTGGCACGGGCGTGGCCGCCACCGAGCTGGGCCTGATGGCCGGGGCTGATCGCGTCGAAGGCTGCCTGTTCGGCAACGGCGAGCGCACCGGTAACGTCGACCTGGTCACCGTGGCGCTGAACATGTACACCCAGGGCCTCGACCCCCAGCTGGATTTCTCGGATATCGACGGCGTGCGCAAAGTCGTCGAGGAGTGCAACCAGATCCAGGTGCATCCACGTCACCCGTATGTCGGCGACCTGGTGCACACCGCGTTCTCCGGCTCCCATCAGGATGCAATCCGCAAAGGCTTCTCCCAGCAGAAAGACGACGCCCTGTGGGAAGTACCGTACTTGCCGATCGACCCGGCCGACATCGGCCGCAGCTACGAGGCAGTGATCCGCGTGAACAGCCAGTCGGGCAAGGGCGGTATCGCCTACCTGCTGGAGCAGGAATACGACATCAGCTTGCCACGCCGCATGCAGATCGAATTCAGCCAGGTGGTGCAGGCTGAAACCGACCGCGTCGGCCTGGAAATGACCGCACCGCAGATCTACGCCTTGCTGCAACGCGAATACCTGCAGGCCAACACCCCTTACGCGCTGGTCAGCCATCGCCTGCAGGAAGAAAACGGCAACAGCTACGTGGAAGTGGAAGTCTCCGGCAAGGGCCAGGGCGAAACCAACCTGCACTGGAAAGGCAAAGGCAACGGCGCGCTGGAAGCGCTGGTGGCGGGCTTGCCGATTGGTGTGGAGATCATGGATTACAACGAACATGCAATCGGCGCGGGCACCCACGCTAAAGCAGCGGCGTACATCGAACTGCGTGTGAACGGTGAACGTCCGGTGCATGGTGTGGGCATCGATGAAAACATCACCACCGCCAGCTTCAAGGCGCTGTTCAGTGCGCTGAACCGCTCGCTGAGCCAGCAGGAAGCGAAAGCGGCGTAA
- a CDS encoding amidohydrolase, producing MRDLTALPNLTIALVQTTLAWHDRPANLEHFELLLEQANGADLIVLPEMFTTGFSMESAALAEPENGPTHRWLQAQAAKYNAVITGSVIIQAADGSHRNRLLWARPDGEVLHYDKRHLFRMAGEHDHYTPGERQVQFELNGWRIRPLICYDLRFPVWSRDAQDTDLLLYTANWPGARRQHWNRLLPARAIENLCYVAAVNRVGTDGKGFAYTGDSQVLDFQGETLLSAGEADGVFQVRLDAAELAAYRTRFPANLDADSFQFT from the coding sequence ATGCGTGATTTGACCGCTCTGCCCAATCTCACTATTGCCCTGGTCCAGACCACCCTGGCCTGGCACGACCGTCCAGCCAACCTCGAACATTTCGAGTTGCTGTTGGAGCAGGCCAACGGCGCCGACCTGATCGTATTGCCGGAGATGTTCACCACCGGCTTCTCCATGGAGTCGGCTGCCCTGGCCGAACCGGAAAACGGCCCGACTCACCGCTGGCTTCAGGCTCAGGCCGCGAAATACAACGCCGTGATCACCGGCAGCGTCATCATCCAGGCGGCCGACGGCAGCCACCGTAACCGCCTGCTGTGGGCGCGGCCGGACGGCGAGGTGCTGCACTACGACAAGCGCCACCTGTTCCGAATGGCCGGCGAGCATGACCACTACACCCCCGGCGAGCGTCAGGTGCAGTTCGAGCTGAACGGTTGGCGTATTCGGCCGTTGATTTGCTACGACCTGCGCTTTCCGGTGTGGAGTCGTGATGCCCAAGACACAGATCTGCTGCTGTACACCGCCAACTGGCCGGGCGCGCGGCGTCAGCATTGGAACCGGCTGTTGCCTGCGCGGGCCATCGAGAACCTGTGCTACGTAGCCGCGGTGAACCGGGTGGGCACGGACGGGAAAGGCTTTGCCTACACCGGGGACAGCCAGGTGCTGGACTTCCAGGGCGAGACCCTGCTGAGCGCGGGAGAGGCGGATGGGGTGTTTCAGGTGAGGCTGGATGCGGCTGAACTGGCGGCGTATCGCACACGGTTTCCGGCGAACCTGGATGCCGATAGCTTTCAATTTACCTGA
- a CDS encoding pyridoxal phosphate-dependent aminotransferase gives MITSKLPNVGTTIFTTMSQLAAETGALNLSQGFPDFNGPQGLLDAVGKHVASGHNQYSPMTGLPSLRQQVAAKIARSYGAKVDADSEVTITPGATAAIFCAIQAVIRQGDEVIVFDPCYDSYEPSVELAGGRCVHVQLSQQGFALDFEQIKAALSPRTRMIVLNTPHNPTGALITRAELDQLAELIRDRDIYLVSDEVYEHLVFDGVPHVSVLAHEELYQRAFVISSFGKTYHVTGWKTGYVVAPPALTAELRKVHQYVNFCCVTPLQFALADFMAAHPQHVDELPAFYQAKRDLFCDLLAPSRFNFTRVTGTYFQLVDYSQIRPDLDDVAMSLWMTREHGVASIPVSVFYQTPPQGQRLVRLCFAKREDTLRQAAEKLCVI, from the coding sequence ATGATCACCAGCAAGCTGCCGAATGTCGGCACCACCATCTTCACCACCATGTCACAGCTCGCTGCCGAAACCGGCGCGCTCAACCTGTCACAGGGTTTTCCTGACTTCAACGGTCCCCAGGGTTTGCTCGATGCGGTAGGCAAACATGTCGCCAGCGGGCATAACCAGTATTCCCCCATGACCGGCTTGCCGTCGCTGCGCCAGCAAGTGGCGGCCAAGATCGCCCGCAGTTACGGCGCCAAGGTCGACGCCGATAGCGAAGTGACCATCACCCCCGGCGCGACCGCCGCCATCTTCTGCGCGATCCAGGCGGTGATTCGCCAGGGCGATGAAGTCATCGTGTTCGACCCCTGCTACGACAGCTACGAGCCTTCGGTCGAGCTGGCCGGGGGCCGTTGTGTGCATGTGCAACTGAGCCAGCAAGGCTTCGCGCTGGACTTTGAGCAGATCAAGGCCGCGCTTTCTCCACGCACGCGCATGATCGTCCTCAACACGCCGCATAACCCCACTGGCGCGTTGATCACCCGCGCCGAGCTGGACCAACTGGCCGAACTGATCCGCGATCGCGACATCTACCTGGTCAGCGATGAAGTCTATGAACACCTGGTGTTCGACGGCGTGCCCCACGTCAGCGTGCTCGCCCACGAAGAGCTGTACCAGCGCGCGTTCGTGATCAGCTCCTTCGGCAAGACTTACCACGTCACCGGCTGGAAAACCGGCTATGTGGTCGCGCCGCCCGCCCTGACCGCTGAACTGCGCAAGGTGCACCAATACGTGAATTTCTGCTGCGTAACGCCGTTGCAGTTCGCGCTGGCCGACTTCATGGCCGCGCATCCGCAACATGTCGATGAGCTGCCTGCGTTCTATCAGGCCAAGCGCGACCTGTTCTGCGACCTGCTCGCACCGTCCCGTTTCAATTTCACTCGGGTGACGGGCACTTATTTCCAACTGGTGGATTACTCACAGATCCGCCCGGACCTGGATGACGTCGCCATGTCGCTGTGGATGACCCGTGAACACGGGGTGGCGAGTATTCCGGTGTCGGTGTTCTACCAGACTCCCCCGCAGGGCCAGCGCCTGGTGCGCCTGTGCTTTGCCAAACGCGAGGATACGCTGCGACAGGCAGCCGAAAAATTATGCGTGATTTGA
- the der gene encoding ribosome biogenesis GTPase Der, which translates to MVPVIALVGRPNVGKSTLFNRLTRTRDAIVGDLSGLTRDRQYGEAKWQGRSYIIVDTGGISGDEHGMDEKMAEQSLLAIEEADVVLFLVDARAGYTAADQMIGEHLRKRNKRSYLVANKIDNIDPEAARAEFSPMGLGDAIPVAGAHGRGITQMLEIALSTFPKDDDEEEEGEEEIVAEGEEAKRIPGPSEKDGIKIAIIGRPNVGKSTLVNRMLGEDRVIVYDEPGTTRDSIYIPFERNDEKYTLIDTAGVRKRGKIHEEVEKFSVVKTLQAIKDANVVIFVMDAREGVVDHDLNLLGFALEAGRALVIAINKWDGMTPSERDFVKIELQRRLFFVEFADIHFISALHGTGVGNLYASVQNSFKSAVTRWPTNRLTQILEDAVGEHAPPMVNNRRIKLRYAHLGGANPPIIVIHGNQIEKVPKSYVRYLENTYRRVLKLVGTPIRIEFKGGENPYEGNKNTLTDRQVNKKRRLMTHHKKADKKRRDKK; encoded by the coding sequence ATGGTTCCCGTAATCGCCCTGGTGGGCCGACCTAACGTCGGCAAGTCCACCTTGTTCAACCGCCTGACCAGGACTCGCGACGCCATCGTCGGCGACTTGTCCGGTCTTACCCGTGATCGCCAATACGGTGAGGCAAAGTGGCAAGGGCGCTCCTACATTATTGTCGACACCGGTGGTATCTCCGGTGACGAACATGGCATGGACGAAAAAATGGCCGAGCAGTCGCTGCTGGCCATTGAAGAAGCCGATGTCGTGTTGTTCCTGGTGGACGCCCGTGCGGGCTACACCGCAGCCGACCAGATGATTGGCGAGCACCTGCGCAAGCGCAACAAGCGTTCCTACCTGGTCGCGAACAAGATCGATAACATCGATCCTGAGGCGGCCCGTGCCGAATTCAGCCCGATGGGCCTGGGTGATGCGATCCCGGTTGCCGGTGCCCACGGTCGCGGCATCACGCAGATGCTGGAAATTGCCCTCAGCACCTTTCCCAAGGATGACGATGAGGAAGAAGAGGGCGAGGAGGAGATCGTCGCCGAAGGCGAGGAAGCCAAGCGCATTCCTGGCCCGAGCGAAAAAGACGGGATCAAGATCGCCATCATCGGCCGCCCTAACGTCGGCAAGTCGACCCTGGTCAACCGCATGCTCGGTGAAGACCGGGTCATCGTCTATGACGAACCCGGCACCACCCGTGACAGCATCTACATCCCGTTCGAGCGTAACGACGAGAAGTACACGCTGATCGACACCGCCGGTGTGCGCAAGCGCGGCAAGATCCACGAGGAAGTTGAAAAATTCTCCGTGGTGAAAACCCTGCAGGCGATCAAAGACGCCAACGTAGTGATCTTCGTGATGGACGCCCGCGAAGGCGTGGTTGACCACGACCTGAACCTGCTGGGCTTCGCCCTGGAAGCCGGGCGTGCCCTGGTGATCGCGATCAACAAGTGGGACGGCATGACGCCGAGCGAGCGCGATTTCGTCAAGATCGAGCTGCAGCGCCGCCTGTTCTTCGTTGAGTTCGCCGATATCCACTTTATCTCGGCACTGCACGGCACTGGCGTGGGCAACCTCTACGCGTCGGTACAGAACTCGTTCAAGTCCGCGGTTACCCGCTGGCCGACCAACCGCCTCACCCAGATCCTGGAAGACGCGGTGGGCGAGCACGCGCCGCCGATGGTCAACAACCGCCGCATCAAGCTGCGTTACGCCCACTTGGGTGGTGCCAACCCGCCGATTATCGTGATCCACGGTAACCAGATCGAGAAGGTGCCCAAGTCCTATGTGCGCTACCTGGAAAACACCTACCGCCGTGTGCTGAAACTGGTCGGTACGCCGATCCGTATCGAGTTCAAGGGTGGCGAGAACCCATACGAAGGCAACAAGAACACACTGACTGACCGTCAGGTGAACAAGAAGCGTCGTTTGATGACTCACCACAAGAAGGCCGACAAGAAGCGCCGCGATAAAAAATAG
- the bamB gene encoding outer membrane protein assembly factor BamB — MRDVIRWKHAALLALAVLAAGCSSNSKKELPPAELTSFKEEVVLQKQWSRSIGDGQGETYNMLVPAIDGDNIVAADVTGIVTSMDRMNGDVKWKKDLELPVSGAVGVGYGMVMLGTLKGEVVALDSSTGEEKWRARVTSEVLAPPATNGDIVVVQTQDDRVIGLDAATGNQRWLYDSTPAVLTLRGTSGPIVTNNLAVAGLSTGKVVALNTQNGVPAWETRVAIPQGRSELDRVVDIDGGLLLSGETLYVATYQGRVAALDLQSGRVNWQRDASSYAGVAQGFGSVYVSLASGTVESVDERSTTALWSNDSLARRQLSAPEVFSSYVAVGDFEGYLHLLSQVDGRFVGRERIDSDGLRARPLVVGNMLYVYGNSGKLEALTIK; from the coding sequence ATGCGTGACGTGATCCGTTGGAAACATGCAGCATTGCTGGCTCTGGCCGTTCTGGCCGCGGGTTGCAGCAGCAACAGTAAAAAAGAACTGCCGCCTGCGGAGCTGACCAGCTTCAAGGAAGAAGTGGTCCTGCAGAAGCAGTGGAGCCGCTCCATCGGTGACGGTCAGGGCGAAACCTACAACATGCTGGTACCGGCAATCGACGGTGACAACATTGTGGCCGCTGACGTAACCGGCATCGTGACCTCCATGGATCGCATGAACGGTGACGTGAAGTGGAAGAAAGACCTGGAATTGCCAGTTTCCGGCGCCGTAGGCGTGGGTTACGGCATGGTCATGCTCGGCACCCTCAAGGGTGAGGTCGTGGCCCTGGATTCCAGCACCGGTGAAGAGAAATGGCGCGCTCGCGTGACCAGTGAAGTCCTCGCACCGCCTGCCACCAACGGCGATATCGTCGTGGTGCAGACCCAGGATGATCGCGTGATCGGTCTGGACGCCGCCACCGGCAACCAGCGCTGGTTGTACGACAGCACCCCGGCGGTGCTGACCTTGCGCGGTACCAGTGGTCCGATTGTGACCAACAATCTGGCCGTTGCCGGGCTGTCGACCGGTAAAGTGGTCGCCCTGAATACCCAGAATGGCGTACCGGCCTGGGAAACCCGTGTGGCAATCCCACAAGGTCGCTCCGAGCTGGACCGCGTGGTGGACATCGACGGCGGCCTGTTGCTGTCCGGCGAGACCCTCTACGTCGCCACCTACCAGGGCCGCGTTGCGGCGCTGGACCTGCAGAGCGGTCGGGTCAACTGGCAGCGTGATGCTTCCAGCTACGCCGGTGTCGCCCAAGGGTTTGGCAGCGTCTACGTAAGCCTGGCGTCCGGCACCGTTGAAAGTGTCGACGAGCGTTCCACCACTGCGCTGTGGAGCAACGATTCCCTGGCTCGCCGCCAACTGTCGGCACCGGAAGTCTTCTCCAGCTACGTAGCGGTCGGTGACTTCGAAGGCTACCTGCACCTGCTGAGCCAGGTGGACGGTCGCTTTGTAGGTCGCGAGCGTATCGACAGCGACGGCCTGCGTGCGCGTCCGCTGGTGGTGGGTAACATGCTTTATGTGTATGGCAACAGCGGCAAGCTGGAAGCCCTGACCATCAAGTAA
- a CDS encoding YfgM family protein: protein MSSTDDEQLAEFKDWWQRNGKPLVTGGLLALVVVFGWQAWTKYQANQSQGASIVYQQLLETTLTPDGKPDPAQVADLAGKLKNEFGGTTYAQYGSLFVAKVAVDTGKLDDAATELKAIADKPTNPTLGEIARQRLAQVLAAQNKADEALKLLDGDADKAFVATREELKGDLLVQLGRTDEANAAYQKAKAALSDEAAVGGLQIKLDDLAKGDA from the coding sequence GTGTCGAGTACTGATGATGAGCAACTGGCCGAGTTCAAGGACTGGTGGCAGCGTAACGGCAAGCCCCTGGTTACTGGCGGCCTGCTGGCTTTAGTGGTGGTGTTCGGCTGGCAAGCCTGGACCAAGTATCAGGCCAACCAGTCCCAGGGCGCCTCGATCGTTTATCAGCAACTGCTGGAAACTACCCTGACGCCGGACGGCAAGCCGGACCCTGCCCAAGTGGCAGACCTGGCCGGCAAGCTGAAGAACGAATTTGGCGGCACTACCTACGCCCAGTACGGCAGCCTGTTCGTCGCGAAAGTCGCGGTCGACACCGGCAAGCTGGATGATGCAGCCACCGAGCTCAAGGCCATCGCCGACAAGCCGACCAACCCGACCCTGGGTGAAATCGCACGTCAGCGCCTGGCACAGGTATTGGCGGCACAGAACAAGGCTGACGAAGCACTCAAACTGCTCGACGGCGATGCTGACAAGGCATTTGTAGCCACTCGCGAAGAGCTCAAGGGCGACCTGTTGGTCCAATTGGGTCGTACCGACGAAGCCAATGCTGCGTACCAAAAAGCCAAGGCGGCGCTGTCTGATGAAGCGGCGGTCGGTGGCTTACAAATCAAGCTGGACGACCTGGCCAAAGGGGATGCGTGA
- the hisS gene encoding histidine--tRNA ligase produces MSKSLQAIRGMNDILPEQTPLWRYFESTVARLLDNYGYKQIRMPIVEFTELFKRSIGEVTDIVEKEMYTFEDRNGDSLTLRPEGTAACVRAVLEHGITGGGQTQKLWYIGPMFRHERPQKGRYRQFHQIGCEVFNLDGPDIDAELIVLTWRLWGELGIRDAVKLELNSLGTSESRGRYRVALVEYLSAHLDKLDEDSQRRLKTNPLRVLDTKNADTQAILVDAPKMADYLDDESRTHFEGLKARLDAAGIPYVINPKLVRGLDYYSKTVFEWVTDKLGAQGTVCAGGRYDGLVEQMGGKPTAGVGFAMGIERLILLLETLEQVPQEISRQVDVYLCAFGEAAELAALALSEKVRDQLPNLRLQINAGAGSFKSQFKKADKSGALYALILGDDELAQQVIGFKPLRGQGEQQNIAFDALAAHLATCVVQG; encoded by the coding sequence GTGAGCAAGTCTCTGCAAGCCATTCGTGGCATGAACGACATCCTGCCGGAGCAGACGCCACTGTGGCGTTACTTCGAGAGCACTGTCGCGCGCCTGCTGGATAACTACGGTTACAAGCAGATTCGCATGCCAATCGTCGAGTTCACCGAGCTGTTCAAACGCTCCATCGGTGAAGTGACCGACATCGTCGAAAAAGAAATGTACACTTTTGAAGACCGTAACGGCGACTCCCTGACCCTGCGTCCGGAAGGTACCGCGGCGTGCGTTCGCGCTGTGCTGGAGCATGGCATCACCGGTGGCGGCCAGACCCAGAAGCTGTGGTACATCGGCCCGATGTTTCGCCACGAGCGGCCGCAGAAAGGTCGTTATCGCCAGTTCCACCAGATCGGTTGCGAAGTCTTTAACCTGGACGGGCCGGACATTGACGCCGAGCTGATCGTGCTGACCTGGCGCCTGTGGGGCGAGCTGGGCATCCGTGACGCGGTCAAGCTCGAACTCAACAGCCTGGGCACCAGCGAGTCCCGTGGCCGCTACCGGGTCGCCCTGGTCGAGTACCTGTCTGCCCACCTGGACAAACTGGACGAAGACAGCCAGCGCCGCCTGAAGACCAACCCGCTTCGCGTGCTGGATACCAAGAACGCCGACACCCAGGCCATACTGGTCGACGCGCCGAAAATGGCCGACTACCTGGACGACGAATCCCGCACGCACTTCGAGGGCCTCAAGGCTCGTCTGGATGCAGCGGGTATTCCGTACGTGATCAACCCCAAGCTGGTGCGCGGCCTCGATTACTACAGCAAGACCGTGTTCGAATGGGTCACCGACAAACTCGGCGCCCAGGGCACCGTGTGTGCCGGTGGCCGTTACGATGGCCTGGTCGAGCAGATGGGCGGCAAGCCCACTGCGGGCGTGGGTTTCGCCATGGGCATTGAGCGGCTGATCCTGCTGCTGGAAACCCTGGAGCAGGTGCCGCAAGAGATTTCCCGCCAAGTGGACGTGTATCTTTGCGCGTTTGGCGAGGCCGCCGAACTGGCTGCCTTGGCCCTGAGCGAAAAAGTGCGTGACCAGCTGCCGAACCTGCGCCTGCAGATCAATGCCGGTGCGGGGAGCTTCAAGAGCCAGTTCAAGAAGGCCGACAAGAGCGGCGCGTTGTATGCGCTGATCCTCGGCGATGACGAACTGGCCCAGCAAGTGATAGGTTTCAAACCCCTGCGTGGCCAGGGCGAACAACAGAACATTGCCTTTGATGCGCTCGCTGCGCACCTGGCCACCTGCGTCGTGCAGGGTTGA
- the ispG gene encoding flavodoxin-dependent (E)-4-hydroxy-3-methylbut-2-enyl-diphosphate synthase codes for MHGESPIKRRVSRKIWVGSVPVGGDAPIAVQSMTNSDTNDVAATVAQINRLEAAGVDIVRVSVPDMDAAEAFGRIKQLVKVPLVADIHFDYKIALRVAELGVDCLRINPGNIGREDRVRAVVDAARDRGIPIRIGVNAGSLEKDLQKKYGEPTPAALVESALRHVEHLERLNFQDFKVSVKASDVFMAVEAYRLLAKEIVQPLHLGITEAGGLRSGTVKSAVGLGMLLAEGIGDTIRISLAADPVEEVKVGYDILKSLRLRSRGINFIACPSCSRQNFDVVKTMNDLELRLEDLLVPLDVAVIGCVVNGPGEAKEAHVGLTGGTPNLIYIDGKPSQKLTNDNLVDELEKLIREKAAEKVAADAALIARG; via the coding sequence ATGCACGGCGAATCTCCAATCAAACGTCGCGTATCGCGCAAGATCTGGGTCGGCTCGGTGCCGGTGGGCGGCGATGCCCCCATCGCGGTGCAGAGCATGACCAACAGCGACACCAATGACGTGGCCGCCACCGTCGCCCAGATCAACCGTCTGGAAGCGGCCGGCGTGGACATCGTGCGGGTTTCCGTACCGGACATGGACGCTGCCGAAGCGTTCGGCCGTATCAAGCAATTGGTCAAGGTGCCCCTGGTTGCCGACATTCACTTCGACTACAAGATTGCGTTGCGCGTAGCCGAACTGGGTGTGGACTGCCTGCGCATCAACCCGGGCAACATCGGTCGCGAAGACCGTGTGCGCGCTGTGGTCGATGCGGCCCGTGATCGCGGGATTCCGATCCGCATCGGCGTCAACGCCGGCTCGCTGGAAAAAGACCTGCAAAAGAAATACGGCGAGCCTACCCCGGCGGCGCTGGTCGAGTCGGCACTGCGCCACGTTGAACACCTGGAACGCCTGAATTTCCAGGACTTCAAGGTCAGCGTAAAGGCTTCCGACGTGTTCATGGCCGTAGAAGCCTACCGCCTGCTGGCCAAGGAAATCGTGCAGCCACTGCACCTGGGTATCACTGAAGCGGGCGGTTTACGCTCAGGCACAGTGAAATCTGCGGTGGGTCTCGGTATGCTGCTCGCCGAAGGGATTGGCGATACCATCCGCATCTCCCTGGCGGCAGACCCCGTAGAGGAAGTGAAGGTCGGCTACGACATTCTCAAATCCCTGCGTTTGCGTTCCCGTGGCATCAACTTCATTGCCTGCCCGAGCTGTTCGCGGCAGAACTTCGACGTGGTGAAAACCATGAACGACCTGGAGTTGCGCCTGGAAGACCTGCTGGTGCCGCTGGATGTGGCGGTGATCGGTTGCGTGGTCAACGGCCCGGGCGAGGCCAAAGAGGCGCATGTGGGCTTGACCGGCGGCACCCCGAACCTGATTTACATCGACGGCAAGCCGTCGCAGAAATTGACGAATGACAATCTGGTGGATGAGCTGGAAAAGCTGATCCGCGAGAAAGCGGCCGAAAAGGTCGCCGCTGACGCAGCGCTGATCGCTCGCGGCTGA
- a CDS encoding RodZ family helix-turn-helix domain-containing protein yields the protein MKAAHPEVVAANRVNPGETLRQARESNGWSLAEVALKLNLTTTSLANLEAGAFDKLPGHTFARGYIRAYAKLLGIDQTVLVQAFDEFTGTDSQGSNVHGLGRIEEPTRVSHTILRIVSLLLLIAVVGGGFVWWQDQTTQRNKDLTSNALEHVEVESADGTTQIHPLDEPEDQAVAEGQAAPEAPASVEQPAPDTGSAPAATAAATTPAPVPAAPAAPAPAASAQAPAPTAPAISPPTTPALIAGDGRVQITFVADCWTQVTDGNGKVLFSGLKRKGDTLDQGGKPPLTLRLGFARGAQVVYNGQPVDVAPFTSGETARLKLGQ from the coding sequence ATGAAAGCCGCGCACCCGGAAGTTGTAGCAGCTAATCGCGTCAACCCAGGCGAGACCTTGCGTCAGGCCCGCGAAAGCAATGGTTGGTCGCTGGCGGAAGTGGCCCTCAAGCTCAATCTGACCACCACCTCCCTGGCCAACCTGGAGGCTGGCGCGTTCGACAAGCTGCCTGGGCATACCTTTGCCCGCGGTTATATCCGTGCCTATGCCAAATTGCTGGGGATCGACCAGACCGTGCTGGTCCAGGCGTTCGACGAGTTCACCGGCACCGACTCCCAGGGCAGCAATGTCCATGGCCTCGGGCGTATCGAAGAACCTACTCGGGTTTCCCACACGATCTTGCGCATCGTCAGCCTTTTGCTGTTGATTGCGGTGGTCGGCGGCGGCTTCGTCTGGTGGCAGGACCAGACCACCCAGCGCAACAAAGACCTGACCAGCAACGCCCTGGAGCACGTCGAAGTCGAAAGCGCCGACGGCACCACCCAGATTCATCCACTGGATGAGCCGGAAGACCAGGCGGTCGCCGAAGGGCAGGCCGCGCCAGAAGCGCCGGCCAGCGTCGAGCAACCTGCTCCAGACACCGGCAGCGCACCAGCGGCGACTGCGGCTGCAACAACACCGGCTCCGGTTCCGGCAGCACCTGCCGCGCCAGCACCGGCTGCCTCTGCACAGGCTCCGGCGCCGACTGCGCCAGCCATTTCGCCGCCCACCACCCCAGCGTTGATCGCCGGTGACGGGCGCGTACAGATCACCTTCGTCGCTGACTGCTGGACGCAAGTCACCGATGGCAATGGCAAAGTGCTGTTTAGCGGTCTCAAGCGTAAGGGAGATACTCTGGACCAGGGCGGCAAGCCTCCTTTGACGCTGCGTCTGGGCTTCGCCCGTGGCGCGCAAGTGGTCTACAACGGCCAGCCTGTGGACGTGGCGCCGTTCACCAGTGGCGAGACAGCTCGCCTCAAGTTGGGACAATAG